The Thioalkalivibrio thiocyanodenitrificans ARhD 1 nucleotide sequence GACAAGGACGAGATCGAGGCCAGGACCCAGAAGCTGGCGGAGGCCTCCGGCAAGCTGGCGGAGCGCGTCTATGCCAAGCAGTCCGCCGAGGGCGGTGCCGAGGCCGGTGCCGGCGAAACCGCCGGCGGTGAGCAGGCCGGTGCCCAGCAGGACGACGTGGTGGATGCAGAGTTCGAGGAAGTGGACGACAAGAAGAAGTAAGCGCGTCGGGGCTGTCCCGCGGCGCCGGCGGATAACGCAGAGGTCGCAGAGGCGCGGAGGCCGCAGAGGTTTTTCTTGATCATGAAAACCTTTCTCTGCGCCCTCTGCGTTTCCTTTGCGCCCTCTGCGTTCGGCTTTTGACTCTCAGATCACGAAACACGGGCACTGAAGCTTCATGGCAAAGCGCGACTACTACGAAATCCTCGGCGTGGCGAAAAACGCCAGCGAGGCGGACCTGAAAAAAGCGTTCCGGCGCCTGGCCATGAAGTATCACCCGGATCGCAACCCCGGCGACAAGGAGGCGGAGGAGCGCTTCAAGGAGGCCAAGGACGCCTACGAGATTCTTGCCGACCCGCAACGGCGTGCCGCCTACGATCAGTTCGGTCATGCCGGTGTGGACCCGTCCGCCGGCGGAGGAGCCCGGGGCGGGGCGAACTTCAGCGACATCTTCGAGGACATCTTCGGCGACATCTTCGGCGGTGGCCGCGCTGGCCGCGGCGGCAGCCGGGTCTACCGTGGTGCCGATCTGCAGTACAACCTGGAGTTGACCCTGGAGGAGGCGGTATTCGGCACCGAGGTGAAGATCCGTGTGCCGACGCTGGTGGAATGCGCAGCCTGCAACGGCAGCGGCGCCGAGGAGGGCACGACGCCGGAGACCTGCGGCACGTGCGGCGGCGTCGGCCAGGTCCGCATGCAGCAGGGCTTCTTCTCCGTGCAGCAGACCTGCCCCCGTTGCCACGGGACAGGCAAGGTGATCACCGACCCCTGTCATGCCTGTCATGGCCAGGGGCGCGTGGAGGAACACAAAACGCTCTCCGTGAAGGTGCCGGCCGGTGTGGACAGCGGCGACCGGATCCGGCTCTCGGGCGAGGGTGAAGCGGGCATCAACGGCGGCCCGCCCGGCGACCTATACGTGCAGATCCATGTCAAGCCGCATAATCTGTTTGCGCGCAAGGGCAACGACCTGTTGTGCGAGGTGCCCATCAGTTTCGCCGCCGCGGCGCTAGGGGGGGATCTCGAGATTCCCACCCTGGACGGGCGCGTCAATCTCAAGATCCCCGAAGAGACCCAGAGTGGGCGTCTGTTCCGCCTGCGCGGCAAGGGGGTGAAGTCAGTGCATGGCGGTGCCCAGGGCGACCTGATCTGCCGCGTGAACGTGGAGACCCCGGTCAAGCTCACCAGGCGCCAGAAGGAATTGCTCCGGGAGCTGGACGAGACCATGAAGGCCGGCGGCACCCGGCACAGCCCCCAGGAGGAAAGCTGGCTGGATGGGGTCAAGGGGTTCTTCGAGGACCTCAGGTTCTGGAATAAGTAAGCGCGGCCTTTGGCCGCGCAGAGGCAAGATACAAGAGGCAAGATACAAGTCACTTCGGTTTTTCTTGTATCTTGTATCTGGTCCACGGGCCTTGTCGAAGCCTCCGCCCATAAACCCACTGCACAAGACCTGAAGAATTCACCATGACCAACATCGCTATCGTCGGCGCCGGCGGGCGCATGGGGCGCACCCTGATCGAGGCCGTGCAGCAGGCGGAGGGGCTCGTGCTCACGGTCGCCACCGAGCAGCCGGGCAGTACCCTGTTGGGCTCGGACGCGGGCGAGCTGGCCGGCGTGGGGCGCTTGGGCGTGACCATCACCGACGACCCCGCGGCCCGCGCCGATGCCTTCGACGTGCTGATCGACTTCACACGCCCCGAAGGGACCCTGAAGCACCTTGAGATCTGCCGGGAGGCCGGGCGGGCCATGGTGATCGGCACCACCGGGTTTAGCGAGGACCAGAAGCAGGCGATCCGTGAAGCCGCGAAGGAGATCCCGGTGGTGTTCGCCCCGAATATGAGCGTGGGCGTGAATCTCTGCCTTAAGCTCCTGGACCTGGCCGCCCGGGTGCTGGGCGACGAGGTGGACATCGAGGTGATCGAGGCGCACCACCGCCACAAGGTGGATGCGCCTTCCGGCACGGCGCTTCACATGGGTGAGGTGGTGGCCGGAGCCCTGGGCCGTGACCTGGCCGAATGCGCGGTGTACGGCCGGGAGGGCCACACCGGCGAACGGGATCGCCGGACCATCGGTTTCGAGACCATCCGTGCCGGCGATATCGTGGGTGAACACACGGTCATGTTCGCGGGGCCGGGCGAGCGCGTGGAGATCACCCACAAGGCCTCCAGCCGCATGACCTTCGCCAGGGGCGCCGTGCGGGCTGCCGCCTGGCTCAAGGACCGGGCCGCCGGACTTTACGATATGCAGGATGTGCTCAATCTGGGTTGATGCCGGATGAGGCGGGGCGGATGGTTTCCGGTCCGTCCGATTGTGTGAGCCAGGTGGCGGCGCATGCGCCCGGCATTGGACAAGAGCCCCGCAAATCGCGTAAAATTCAACGCATTAAATCCCCTGCTCACACCAATCCCCGGCGGGATGGCTCTGTCAATCATCGTCCCGCTCGTCCCATACGCGCCGGAGGTTTTCCCCTTGAGTTCCACACCCGCTTTGCTGGCACTGGAAGACGGCAGTCTGTTCCGTGGCGTTTCCTTTGGCGCCCCGGGCCGGACCGTCGGCGAGGTGGTGTTCAATACCGCCATGACCGGCTACCAGGAGATACTGACGGACCCGTCCTACGCCCGTCAGATTGTCACCCTGACCTACCCCCACATCGGCAACACCGGAGTGAATCCGGAGGACGAGGAGTCCGGCGCAGTGCATGCGGCGGGGCTTGTGATCCGGGATCTGCCGCCACTGGTGAGCAACTGGCGCAGCCGGGAGGCCCTGCCCGATTACCTGGGTCGCCATGGCGTGGTGGCCATCGCCGGGATCGACACCCGGCGCCTGACGCGGATCCTGCGGGAGAAGGGCGCTCAGAACGGGTGCATCATGGCCGGTGATCCCGACGAGAACGCGGCGCTTGAGGCGGCGCGAGGCTTCCCGGGTCTCAAGGGCATGGATCTGGCGAAGGAGGTCTCGGCGGCGGAAGCGTATGACTGGAACGAGGGCACCTGGCGGCTGGAAGGCGGCCATGCGCCGGCACCCGGAAAGGCGCCCTATCGGGTGGTGGCCTACGACTTCGGCATGAAGCGCAATATCCTGCGCATGCTGGTGGACCGTGGCTGCCGGATCACCGTCGTGCCCGCGCAGACGCCGGCGAAGACGGTCCTTGAGATGAAGCCCGACGGGGTATTCCTGTCAAACGGCCCCGGTGACCCGGAGCCCTGTGACTACGCCATCTCCGCCATTGGCGAGATCGTCGACGCGGGCGTGCCCACCTATGGTATCTGCCTGGGTCATCAGCTGCTGGGTCTGGCCAGTGGCGCACGCACGGTCAAGATGAAGTTCGGTCATCACGGTGCCAACCATCCCGTTCAGGATCTGGAGACGAAGCGGGTGATGATCTCCAGTCAGAACCACGGGTTCGCCGTGGACGAGGACACCCTGCCGGACAATCTGAAGGCGACGCACCGCTCCCTTTTCGACGGGACCCTGCAGGGCATCGCCCGCACCGACCGCCCGGCCTTCAGCTTCCAGGGCCACCCCGAGGCGAGCCCCGGGCCCCACGACGTT carries:
- the dnaJ gene encoding molecular chaperone DnaJ, coding for MAKRDYYEILGVAKNASEADLKKAFRRLAMKYHPDRNPGDKEAEERFKEAKDAYEILADPQRRAAYDQFGHAGVDPSAGGGARGGANFSDIFEDIFGDIFGGGRAGRGGSRVYRGADLQYNLELTLEEAVFGTEVKIRVPTLVECAACNGSGAEEGTTPETCGTCGGVGQVRMQQGFFSVQQTCPRCHGTGKVITDPCHACHGQGRVEEHKTLSVKVPAGVDSGDRIRLSGEGEAGINGGPPGDLYVQIHVKPHNLFARKGNDLLCEVPISFAAAALGGDLEIPTLDGRVNLKIPEETQSGRLFRLRGKGVKSVHGGAQGDLICRVNVETPVKLTRRQKELLRELDETMKAGGTRHSPQEESWLDGVKGFFEDLRFWNK
- the dapB gene encoding 4-hydroxy-tetrahydrodipicolinate reductase codes for the protein MTNIAIVGAGGRMGRTLIEAVQQAEGLVLTVATEQPGSTLLGSDAGELAGVGRLGVTITDDPAARADAFDVLIDFTRPEGTLKHLEICREAGRAMVIGTTGFSEDQKQAIREAAKEIPVVFAPNMSVGVNLCLKLLDLAARVLGDEVDIEVIEAHHRHKVDAPSGTALHMGEVVAGALGRDLAECAVYGREGHTGERDRRTIGFETIRAGDIVGEHTVMFAGPGERVEITHKASSRMTFARGAVRAAAWLKDRAAGLYDMQDVLNLG
- the carA gene encoding glutamine-hydrolyzing carbamoyl-phosphate synthase small subunit; its protein translation is MSSTPALLALEDGSLFRGVSFGAPGRTVGEVVFNTAMTGYQEILTDPSYARQIVTLTYPHIGNTGVNPEDEESGAVHAAGLVIRDLPPLVSNWRSREALPDYLGRHGVVAIAGIDTRRLTRILREKGAQNGCIMAGDPDENAALEAARGFPGLKGMDLAKEVSAAEAYDWNEGTWRLEGGHAPAPGKAPYRVVAYDFGMKRNILRMLVDRGCRITVVPAQTPAKTVLEMKPDGVFLSNGPGDPEPCDYAISAIGEIVDAGVPTYGICLGHQLLGLASGARTVKMKFGHHGANHPVQDLETKRVMISSQNHGFAVDEDTLPDNLKATHRSLFDGTLQGIARTDRPAFSFQGHPEASPGPHDVAPLFDRFVELMENR